One genomic window of Methyloceanibacter sp. wino2 includes the following:
- a CDS encoding WecB/TagA/CpsF family glycosyltransferase — protein sequence MSSEQSPSSKHADVDGQRINVASQAEALDAIVSAAAQGQAFNVFTLNLDHLVKLRQDPAFRAAYSKATLVTADGAPVAMLARRQWPEVERTTGADLFIPLCEAAAKSNLPVFLFGTEDAVLDTVAQRLAHDTAGQISIAGTEAPPRDFRPDSAEADAALDRIRDSGARICFVMLGAPKQELFAARALERGIPCGFVCVGAAADFLTGHQIRAPQLFQKLGIEWLWRLGSHPRRLGMRYARCAVLFAQLLAADAKNTFQGQPGSGR from the coding sequence ATGAGTTCCGAGCAATCGCCCAGCAGCAAACATGCCGACGTCGATGGGCAGCGTATCAACGTGGCATCGCAAGCCGAGGCGCTGGACGCGATCGTCTCGGCAGCGGCGCAGGGACAGGCGTTCAACGTTTTCACGCTCAACCTCGACCATCTCGTCAAGCTTCGCCAAGACCCGGCGTTCCGCGCCGCCTACAGCAAGGCCACGCTCGTTACGGCAGACGGGGCGCCCGTTGCGATGCTGGCCCGGCGTCAGTGGCCGGAGGTCGAGCGCACCACCGGCGCTGATCTATTCATCCCGCTGTGCGAGGCCGCCGCGAAATCGAACCTACCCGTCTTCCTGTTCGGAACCGAGGACGCGGTCCTCGACACCGTTGCCCAGCGCCTGGCGCACGATACTGCAGGACAGATCTCCATCGCCGGGACGGAAGCCCCGCCGCGGGATTTCCGGCCGGACAGCGCCGAGGCCGATGCTGCCTTGGACCGCATACGCGACTCCGGTGCCCGCATCTGCTTCGTCATGCTCGGCGCACCGAAGCAGGAGCTGTTTGCCGCACGGGCATTGGAACGGGGCATCCCGTGCGGGTTTGTCTGCGTCGGCGCGGCGGCGGATTTCCTGACCGGCCACCAGATCAGGGCGCCGCAGCTCTTCCAGAAACTCGGCATCGAGTGGCTTTGGCGTCTGGGAAGTCACCCAAGGCGCCTTGGCATGCGGTACGCGCGCTGCGCCGTGCTGTTCGCGCAGCTCCTCGCGGCCGACGCCAAAAACACCTTTCAAGGCCAACCGGGTTCCGGGCGCTAG
- a CDS encoding methyltransferase domain-containing protein, with amino-acid sequence MSVEQLYRPFQDRFRAARMKLFVEHFNITNDTRIIDVGGTTQNWGYISQEPQVTICNLGIENEERGRFIFREADGTCLPFEDNSFDIAYSNSVIEHVGDWDAQRRFAAEIRRIAKSYYVQTPNRWFFVEPHFVAPVIHMLPRSMYRRLIPLFSAKYWMERPSSEDVDALFEEIRLLDRDEVKTLFPDAEFSEEKFLGMAKSFIAMRIADKAA; translated from the coding sequence ATGAGTGTTGAACAACTCTACAGACCCTTTCAGGACCGCTTTCGTGCGGCCCGCATGAAGCTGTTCGTGGAGCACTTCAACATTACGAACGACACCCGCATCATCGATGTGGGCGGTACCACGCAGAACTGGGGTTACATTTCGCAGGAACCCCAGGTGACCATCTGTAATCTCGGCATCGAGAATGAAGAGCGCGGCCGCTTTATTTTCCGGGAAGCGGACGGAACATGCCTCCCCTTCGAGGACAACAGCTTCGACATCGCCTATTCGAATTCGGTGATCGAGCATGTCGGCGACTGGGACGCTCAACGCAGGTTCGCCGCTGAGATTCGGCGCATCGCCAAGAGCTACTACGTGCAGACGCCGAACCGCTGGTTCTTTGTTGAACCGCACTTCGTTGCGCCCGTGATCCATATGCTGCCGCGGTCCATGTACCGGCGGCTCATCCCGTTGTTCAGCGCCAAGTACTGGATGGAACGACCGAGCAGCGAAGACGTTGATGCGCTCTTCGAAGAAATACGGCTGCTCGATCGAGACGAGGTGAAAACGCTCTTCCCGGATGCGGAGTTTTCCGAGGAGAAATTCCTCGGCATGGCCAAGTCTTTCATCGCCATGCGCATTGCCGACAAGGCTGCCTAG
- the gpmA gene encoding 2,3-diphosphoglycerate-dependent phosphoglycerate mutase: MPRLILLRHGQSVWNRDAIFTGWTDVDLCDNGIEEAKHAAELLRENNIQFDQCFTSYLHRAIHTLWIVLEALEKTWLPVERNWRLNERHYGALQGRERDVVKEEVGAEQLHIWRRSYAVQPPALTEDDPRYPGNQAKYKGVPERHLPLTESLKDTVSRVLPFWQERVEPLLMQGRTPLISAHGNSLRGLIKYLDGISDEDIPSLEVPTGKPLVYDLDDGLRTVRSFYLEDGQEAHSLPKAKAARSTA, from the coding sequence ATGCCGCGCCTGATCTTGCTGAGACACGGCCAAAGCGTCTGGAACCGCGATGCGATCTTCACGGGCTGGACCGATGTCGACCTTTGCGACAACGGCATCGAGGAGGCCAAGCACGCCGCGGAGCTCCTGAGAGAGAATAATATTCAATTCGATCAATGCTTTACCTCCTATCTGCACCGCGCCATTCATACGCTCTGGATCGTTCTTGAAGCGTTGGAGAAGACCTGGCTGCCCGTGGAGCGCAACTGGCGGCTCAACGAGCGCCATTACGGTGCGCTTCAGGGCCGCGAGCGCGACGTGGTCAAGGAAGAGGTCGGCGCCGAGCAGCTGCATATCTGGCGCCGGAGCTATGCCGTCCAGCCGCCGGCTTTGACGGAAGACGATCCACGCTATCCAGGCAATCAAGCCAAATACAAGGGCGTGCCGGAGCGGCATCTACCCCTGACCGAAAGCCTGAAGGATACGGTTTCACGGGTTCTGCCGTTTTGGCAGGAACGGGTGGAACCGCTGCTGATGCAGGGACGCACGCCGCTGATCTCCGCCCATGGCAACAGCCTGCGCGGTCTCATCAAATATCTCGACGGGATCTCCGACGAGGACATCCCCAGCCTCGAAGTGCCGACCGGAAAGCCGCTGGTCTACGACCTCGACGATGGCCTGCGGACGGTCCGCAGCTTCTATCTGGAGGACGGCCAAGAGGCCCATAGCCTGCCGAAGGCCAAGGCGGCGCGCTCGACAGCCTAG
- a CDS encoding AsmA family protein, producing MRLIFSILTAIVLLIAGLIFVAPMFISADDVRNELFARVEQMTGYRLRVSGSLDITVFPTLALVAEDVGIAQPMAGGEKEFATAQEVRFDLSWTGLLQGNARVREVTLVNPVVAVPQATASAPAPAQTAQPAPPAAQPGAAPAAPTAPAAPAAPAAPAAQGGQSGMAAFAEQLKSISLDKLVITNGTVTLPPSGGKPGTKIEKLNLTASLPGYDEPMKLDTSAVVDGKAMTLGAVIGNFGPFLGGATVPVRIKASLPGTLDDPVSLSGTASYKNETLTLPQFSAKSGNKTLSGSALYKDGAATLSQLTGTMGRDTFAGTVQYKDNVVTINPLRANVRGTVLAGQVQASLANKVPYVVAAFGAKTIDINAMTGSKKSSPKKSKSANAGAKKQGGGGKRAGGSGWSNDKIDFSILRSVNGKVNLRAEQLVYDNVKISPVSLQVTLNGGKLNANLAQFGLYGGAGNATVAVDASGKQPTQRVNASLKNFDGRTFLNDAASLDSIEGKGTVSLNVAAAGSSQRAMVGSLGGKASVEFKNGAIRGINVAKMIRNLGQGAINGWQGGAAEKTDFASLGASFQINKGVAVTKDIHLVGPLVTVNGGGRVNLPLQQLNLRVDPQLVASLQGQGRSQEMTGLGVPVMIVGPWANPKIYPDIKGILENPAEAIARYKQFGKDLKNLPGGLGGAAGSLDGVVKDGKIDKDKLIEGIGGLIGGGSAAQQNNAGTASGATAAPDATTQSQPQTKKKAQNNKKKKQNQNQKLKAEDVGKQLLNNWLSGQ from the coding sequence TTGCGGCTCATCTTCTCAATCCTGACGGCTATCGTTCTCCTGATCGCGGGCCTGATTTTCGTCGCCCCCATGTTCATCTCCGCCGACGACGTGCGGAACGAACTGTTCGCGCGCGTCGAGCAGATGACCGGCTACCGGCTTCGGGTGAGCGGCTCACTGGACATCACCGTGTTTCCCACGCTCGCCCTCGTGGCCGAGGATGTCGGGATCGCGCAGCCTATGGCAGGCGGCGAAAAGGAGTTCGCAACAGCACAGGAGGTCCGGTTCGACCTGTCATGGACGGGGCTCCTGCAGGGCAACGCCCGCGTGCGCGAGGTGACCCTAGTCAATCCGGTCGTGGCCGTGCCGCAGGCCACAGCGTCTGCGCCTGCGCCGGCACAGACTGCGCAGCCGGCGCCACCCGCCGCGCAACCGGGTGCAGCACCGGCTGCACCAACTGCCCCTGCTGCCCCTGCTGCTCCTGCTGCTCCTGCGGCTCAAGGCGGACAGTCGGGCATGGCCGCGTTCGCCGAGCAGCTAAAGTCGATCTCTCTCGACAAGCTCGTCATCACGAACGGCACCGTGACGCTGCCCCCGTCCGGCGGGAAGCCCGGGACGAAGATCGAGAAGCTCAACCTCACGGCATCGCTGCCGGGATACGACGAGCCGATGAAGCTCGATACGTCCGCCGTGGTGGACGGCAAGGCCATGACGCTCGGTGCGGTGATCGGAAACTTCGGGCCGTTCCTGGGTGGTGCCACTGTGCCCGTGCGCATCAAGGCGAGCCTGCCCGGCACGCTTGATGATCCTGTGAGCTTGAGCGGAACCGCGTCCTACAAGAACGAGACGCTGACACTGCCCCAGTTCAGCGCCAAGTCCGGGAACAAGACGTTGTCGGGCTCGGCTCTCTACAAGGATGGCGCGGCGACGCTCAGCCAGCTCACCGGCACGATGGGCCGCGATACCTTCGCGGGCACCGTGCAATACAAGGACAACGTCGTGACCATCAACCCGTTGCGGGCGAATGTGCGCGGCACGGTTCTCGCCGGCCAGGTTCAGGCGAGTCTCGCGAACAAGGTGCCCTATGTCGTGGCTGCCTTCGGCGCCAAGACGATCGACATCAACGCGATGACGGGGAGCAAGAAGTCCTCGCCGAAAAAATCCAAGAGCGCGAACGCCGGCGCGAAGAAGCAAGGCGGCGGAGGCAAGCGCGCAGGCGGCAGTGGTTGGAGCAATGACAAGATCGACTTCTCGATCCTGAGATCGGTCAACGGCAAAGTTAATCTGCGTGCGGAGCAACTTGTCTACGACAACGTCAAGATTTCTCCCGTCTCTCTCCAGGTCACGCTCAACGGCGGCAAGCTCAATGCGAACCTCGCGCAGTTTGGCCTCTACGGTGGGGCGGGCAACGCAACCGTGGCCGTCGATGCCAGCGGGAAACAGCCGACACAGCGGGTGAATGCGTCTTTGAAGAATTTCGACGGGCGCACGTTCCTCAACGACGCCGCGAGCCTCGACTCTATCGAAGGTAAGGGTACCGTGTCGCTCAATGTCGCCGCCGCGGGGTCCAGTCAGCGGGCGATGGTCGGCTCGCTCGGCGGCAAGGCGAGCGTCGAGTTCAAGAACGGCGCCATTCGCGGCATCAACGTCGCAAAGATGATCCGCAATCTTGGGCAGGGCGCCATCAACGGTTGGCAGGGCGGTGCGGCCGAGAAGACGGATTTCGCATCGCTCGGGGCGAGCTTCCAGATCAACAAGGGCGTCGCCGTGACGAAGGACATTCACCTCGTCGGGCCGCTCGTGACGGTGAACGGCGGTGGCAGGGTCAACCTCCCGCTCCAGCAGCTGAACCTTCGTGTCGATCCGCAACTGGTGGCCTCGTTGCAGGGTCAGGGGCGCAGCCAGGAGATGACGGGTCTCGGCGTGCCGGTCATGATTGTCGGGCCTTGGGCGAACCCCAAGATCTACCCCGACATCAAGGGCATTCTCGAGAACCCGGCCGAGGCCATCGCGCGCTACAAGCAATTCGGCAAGGATCTCAAGAATCTCCCGGGCGGATTGGGCGGCGCAGCCGGTTCGCTGGACGGTGTCGTCAAGGACGGCAAGATCGACAAGGACAAGCTCATCGAAGGCATTGGCGGGCTGATCGGCGGTGGCAGCGCCGCGCAGCAAAACAATGCCGGTACTGCGTCGGGCGCCACGGCGGCCCCCGATGCCACCACGCAGTCCCAGCCCCAGACCAAAAAGAAGGCGCAGAACAACAAGAAGAAGAAACAGAACCAAAATCAGAAGCTGAAGGCCGAGGATGTCGGGAAACAGCTCCTGAACAATTGGCTGTCCGGGCAATAG
- a CDS encoding Crp/Fnr family transcriptional regulator, protein MQSLLEVCQGTPLAEVPAGEVLLTEGTTSGQLFVLKHGEVEVLRGETQVAVVDEPGALFGEMSVLLQRPHTATVRTMTPCTLFVFDDAASFLRSRPEIAFHVARLLASRLNSATCYLADIKQQFEDRADHLSMVGEVLDTLMHTHEREFSPGPERGSDPRL, encoded by the coding sequence ATGCAATCGCTTCTCGAAGTCTGTCAGGGTACACCGCTGGCTGAGGTTCCGGCGGGTGAGGTGTTGCTGACCGAGGGCACGACGTCGGGACAGCTCTTCGTTCTGAAGCACGGTGAGGTCGAAGTCTTGCGCGGCGAGACGCAAGTGGCGGTCGTGGACGAACCGGGCGCCCTATTCGGCGAGATGTCCGTTCTCCTGCAGCGACCCCACACGGCGACCGTTCGCACCATGACGCCTTGCACCCTTTTCGTCTTCGACGATGCCGCGAGCTTCCTCCGGTCGCGGCCGGAGATCGCGTTTCACGTGGCGCGGCTCCTCGCGAGCAGGCTGAACTCAGCGACCTGCTATTTGGCCGACATCAAGCAACAGTTCGAAGACCGCGCGGACCATCTCAGCATGGTCGGCGAGGTGCTCGACACGCTGATGCACACGCACGAAAGAGAATTCAGCCCTGGTCCGGAGCGGGGATCGGATCCCCGTCTTTGA
- a CDS encoding metallophosphoesterase: MRLLLVSDLHYSLPLFDWVVGVAGDFDVVVMAGDHLDLASLVDGRAQATVVRKYFDRIRAKTKLLVCSGNHDLDSKNEAGEWTARWLTGRRKDGVLSDGESTRIGDILFTACPWWDGPVSQAEIGRQLEKAAKERQGRWIWIYHAPPSKSPIAWSGQRYFGDDALLRWIDEYQPDIVMCGHVHEAPYVAEGSWVDRVGATWVFNTGHYLGAPPAHVIMDTDEQEAIWFSAAGTQHVRLTEDLARPVPNLSALPDWLKDGDPIPAPDQG, from the coding sequence ATGCGCCTGCTCCTGGTCTCCGACCTGCACTATTCGCTGCCGCTGTTCGACTGGGTCGTCGGCGTCGCGGGCGATTTCGACGTCGTGGTCATGGCCGGCGACCATCTCGATCTGGCCTCGCTTGTGGACGGTCGTGCGCAGGCCACCGTCGTTCGCAAATACTTCGACCGCATTCGCGCCAAAACCAAGCTTCTCGTCTGTTCGGGCAATCACGACCTCGATTCAAAGAACGAGGCGGGCGAATGGACGGCGCGCTGGCTGACGGGGCGCCGCAAGGACGGTGTTCTGTCGGATGGCGAGTCGACGCGTATCGGCGACATCCTGTTCACCGCCTGCCCCTGGTGGGACGGTCCCGTGTCACAGGCCGAGATCGGCCGACAGTTGGAGAAGGCGGCCAAGGAGCGCCAGGGCCGTTGGATTTGGATCTATCATGCGCCCCCGTCGAAATCGCCGATCGCCTGGAGCGGTCAACGGTATTTCGGAGACGATGCGCTGCTGCGCTGGATCGACGAGTACCAGCCGGACATCGTCATGTGCGGCCACGTGCACGAAGCGCCTTATGTGGCGGAGGGCTCATGGGTGGATCGGGTGGGCGCGACCTGGGTCTTCAACACGGGCCATTATTTGGGAGCGCCGCCCGCTCACGTCATCATGGACACCGACGAGCAGGAAGCGATCTGGTTCTCTGCGGCGGGAACCCAGCATGTCCGTCTGACGGAAGACTTGGCGCGTCCGGTCCCAAACCTCAGCGCCCTCCCCGATTGGCTCAAAGACGGGGATCCGATCCCCGCTCCGGACCAGGGCTGA
- a CDS encoding glucan biosynthesis protein: protein MNRREFLVAGGGSALSAIAPGIAGPAWAQEGGRSFNRDEIVARAEALAARPYQRPERVGDPFRALGYDQYRDIQFRPERAIWSDDKRGFALELLHSGFIYDTPVDVHLVENGVEVPVRYDPSLFAFGKNELPPHPGARLFSGIRLRYPINTPGYLDEVAVFQGGSYFRSVGEGQVYGVSARGLAIDTGEPQGEEFPIFRSFWIERPIIGARTATVHALLDSPRVAGAYTFHIMPGHSTLMDVDATLFARAEIGHLGLAPLTSMYLFGSMERPRFPDYRDAVHDSDTLTVAEAGGNWVVRPLANPKTLQMSAFAANDVKGFGLQQRSVRYTDFKDLEAKYELRPSIWVAPRKGWGEGVVELVEIPSDREFNDNIVAFWRPSRVLKPGAPLHYAYALRWGRPMTESALARVKETNGGLTLDRSRQLFVVDFVAPLDVETPGGRKGADYFPDEVKPNVWASAGEVANVVGYPNRATGGYRASFELDTSGVDLSELRLALKHDDAVVSETWLYRWTA, encoded by the coding sequence ATGAACCGTCGCGAGTTTCTTGTTGCTGGCGGAGGCAGTGCGCTGAGCGCCATCGCGCCGGGCATTGCCGGTCCGGCTTGGGCCCAGGAAGGCGGCCGGTCCTTCAATCGTGACGAGATCGTTGCGCGCGCCGAAGCTCTTGCTGCGCGTCCCTACCAGCGTCCCGAACGGGTCGGCGATCCCTTCCGCGCGCTCGGATATGATCAGTACCGTGACATTCAATTCCGGCCGGAACGCGCGATTTGGTCGGACGACAAGCGCGGCTTTGCCCTTGAGCTGCTCCACAGCGGGTTCATTTACGACACGCCGGTCGACGTTCATCTCGTCGAGAACGGTGTCGAAGTGCCGGTGCGCTACGATCCGTCCCTGTTTGCCTTCGGGAAGAATGAACTGCCCCCTCACCCCGGGGCGCGTCTCTTCAGCGGCATTCGCCTGCGCTATCCGATCAACACGCCCGGCTATCTCGATGAAGTCGCCGTCTTTCAGGGCGGCAGCTATTTCCGGTCCGTCGGCGAAGGACAGGTCTATGGCGTGTCGGCCCGGGGGCTGGCGATCGATACGGGAGAGCCGCAAGGCGAAGAGTTTCCGATCTTTCGGTCATTCTGGATCGAACGTCCGATTATTGGCGCGCGAACCGCGACGGTGCATGCCTTGCTCGATAGCCCACGCGTCGCCGGTGCCTACACCTTCCATATCATGCCGGGGCACTCCACCTTGATGGATGTGGACGCGACGCTGTTCGCCCGCGCGGAGATCGGCCATCTGGGTCTTGCGCCGCTCACCAGCATGTATCTGTTTGGTTCCATGGAAAGGCCGCGCTTTCCGGATTATCGCGATGCTGTCCACGATTCCGACACGCTGACCGTCGCCGAGGCGGGCGGCAATTGGGTGGTGCGGCCGCTCGCAAATCCCAAGACGCTCCAGATGAGCGCGTTCGCGGCCAACGATGTAAAGGGCTTCGGCTTGCAGCAGCGGTCGGTGCGCTACACCGATTTCAAGGATCTCGAAGCGAAGTACGAGCTGCGGCCGAGCATTTGGGTTGCGCCGCGCAAGGGCTGGGGCGAGGGCGTGGTGGAACTCGTCGAGATTCCGTCCGACAGGGAGTTCAACGACAACATCGTTGCCTTTTGGCGGCCGTCCCGTGTGCTCAAGCCGGGCGCTCCGTTGCACTACGCCTATGCCTTGCGTTGGGGCCGGCCCATGACCGAGAGCGCCCTTGCACGCGTGAAGGAAACCAATGGCGGGTTGACGCTCGACCGCAGCCGGCAGCTTTTCGTCGTGGACTTCGTGGCGCCGTTGGATGTGGAGACGCCAGGAGGCCGCAAGGGCGCGGACTATTTTCCAGACGAGGTCAAGCCAAACGTCTGGGCGAGTGCCGGCGAGGTCGCCAACGTCGTCGGCTACCCCAACCGCGCCACGGGTGGGTATCGGGCGAGCTTCGAGCTGGACACGAGCGGGGTCGACCTGAGCGAGCTTCGGCTCGCGCTGAAGCATGATGATGCGGTCGTCAGCGAGACCTGGCTCTACCGGTGGACGGCCTGA
- the mdoH gene encoding glucans biosynthesis glucosyltransferase MdoH → MSETVTISKSTVAPSLVPPEQGLAMPRQCVKHWPGPRHRRWFSWKVLFARLFVFVTAGAVTVYGATQMYAVVGQTNATSLQVLLVILFALSFSWITLSAATALLGFCVLLSQRLRAKSTGKPAALTTRTAIVMPVYNEDPEMVFGTLRDLARGLAAKGCAKHFEVFVLSDTNDPETLRQEETAAHRLRSLGRHGIGAYYRKRKDNEGKKAGNVAEFVQRWGGRYDFMIVLDADSTMTPDAVLTLARAMEAEPRTGLIQTLPHLTGGQTLFARLQQFAAAVYGPLHASGLALWFGNDSNYWGHNAIIRVRAFADACGLPALGGVPPFGGPILSHDFVEAALLRRAGYGVSMRPDIAGSFEGTPPTLSEHAARDRRWAQGNLQHARLVGGAGLHWMSRFHLVNGIMSYLASPIWLLFLATGFALSWIAESVPTDYFPRDFALYPTWPQFDARQALSLLGVSLAVLLMPKLLAWAAAMMDSDRRTAAGGGLALTGSVVLEVLLSSLLAPVMMLLQSRAVLDVLLGRDSGWGAQQRFAADASFIAVARRNLGLTAMGLVSSYAAFSVSISVWLWLLPVWLGLSGAIPLAYVTARRGVGMAALRAGLFQIAGERRHRKDAPLPKGEAVPG, encoded by the coding sequence ATGAGCGAAACCGTCACCATATCCAAATCGACCGTTGCGCCGTCCCTCGTCCCGCCGGAGCAGGGGCTCGCCATGCCGCGGCAATGCGTCAAGCATTGGCCCGGGCCACGCCATCGGAGGTGGTTCTCCTGGAAGGTTCTATTCGCGCGCCTCTTCGTATTCGTGACCGCGGGCGCGGTCACCGTGTATGGGGCGACGCAGATGTACGCCGTCGTGGGGCAGACCAACGCCACCAGTCTGCAGGTGCTGCTCGTCATCCTTTTTGCCTTGTCATTCTCGTGGATCACACTGTCGGCGGCGACCGCGCTACTCGGCTTCTGTGTTTTGCTCAGCCAGCGCCTGCGCGCAAAAAGCACTGGCAAGCCGGCGGCGCTCACAACGCGTACGGCGATCGTGATGCCCGTCTACAACGAAGACCCGGAGATGGTGTTCGGCACGCTGCGTGATCTCGCGCGGGGGCTTGCTGCAAAGGGATGCGCGAAGCATTTCGAGGTCTTCGTCCTCAGCGACACGAACGACCCCGAGACCCTGCGCCAGGAAGAGACAGCCGCGCATCGGCTTCGGTCCCTCGGCCGTCATGGCATCGGTGCGTATTACCGGAAGCGGAAGGACAACGAAGGCAAGAAGGCCGGCAACGTCGCCGAGTTCGTGCAGCGTTGGGGCGGACGCTACGATTTCATGATCGTGCTCGACGCGGACAGCACGATGACCCCCGACGCGGTGCTTACGCTCGCGCGGGCCATGGAGGCGGAGCCGCGGACGGGTCTTATTCAAACCTTGCCCCATCTCACGGGCGGCCAAACGCTGTTCGCGCGGCTCCAGCAATTCGCGGCGGCCGTCTACGGGCCGCTCCACGCATCGGGCCTGGCGCTGTGGTTCGGGAACGATAGCAACTACTGGGGCCACAACGCGATCATCCGGGTGCGGGCGTTTGCCGATGCGTGCGGTCTGCCTGCCTTGGGCGGCGTGCCGCCGTTCGGCGGGCCGATCCTCAGCCATGACTTCGTCGAGGCGGCCTTGCTGCGCCGGGCCGGATACGGCGTCTCCATGCGGCCCGATATCGCCGGGAGTTTCGAGGGAACGCCCCCGACCCTGTCCGAGCACGCGGCGCGTGACCGCCGCTGGGCACAAGGCAATCTGCAGCACGCCCGGCTCGTCGGCGGGGCAGGGCTGCATTGGATGAGCCGGTTTCACCTCGTCAACGGCATCATGAGTTATCTGGCTTCGCCCATCTGGCTCCTGTTCCTCGCCACCGGGTTCGCCTTGAGCTGGATCGCCGAGTCGGTTCCGACCGACTACTTCCCTCGCGATTTCGCGCTTTACCCGACCTGGCCGCAGTTCGATGCGCGGCAGGCGCTGTCGTTGCTGGGCGTGTCCCTAGCGGTGCTGCTCATGCCGAAGCTGTTGGCCTGGGCCGCGGCCATGATGGACAGCGACAGGCGCACGGCCGCAGGCGGAGGCCTTGCGTTGACGGGAAGCGTCGTTCTCGAAGTGCTGCTGTCGTCCCTGCTGGCGCCGGTGATGATGCTGTTGCAGAGTCGCGCCGTGCTCGACGTGCTCCTGGGGCGCGACTCGGGTTGGGGCGCACAGCAGCGGTTCGCCGCGGACGCGTCCTTCATCGCCGTCGCCCGGCGGAATCTGGGGCTGACGGCCATGGGGCTCGTCTCATCCTACGCCGCGTTCAGCGTGTCCATTTCCGTGTGGCTATGGCTGTTGCCCGTTTGGCTGGGCCTGAGCGGCGCCATCCCGCTGGCCTATGTCACAGCGCGGCGGGGGGTGGGCATGGCGGCCTTGCGCGCAGGCCTGTTCCAGATCGCCGGCGAGCGCCGGCACCGTAAGGACGCGCCACTGCCCAAGGGCGAGGCCGTTCCAGGATAA
- a CDS encoding D-alanyl-D-alanine carboxypeptidase family protein gives MLQKWGRLFGLACIVVTMAAAIALIGLHRTAQSSAMNKGIQPPDVSAKSVFVLNADTGEVLYEKNPDEIFRILSLTKLVTAYILVDRMGDRLSETIKINWPHLTGGSSAKLKRLDVWTLQDLLYGMVLVSGNDASLAIADAVGHDLLASEAKHGDTAKATARFVEEMEAAAKKLAAHNARFADPYGLSPKNAATARDMGLIAAKIFVDPRILPAWACTERTLHIAGRQPRTVELKTSLEILGEGTVIGAKTGSHVSNNIYNLVTAWRAPNGQTIVGVVLGSKSHPARYDEMRAIIDSAPAIFRVWGRPRSLQSARPPIRAINGKSLDRLGAQTGAPGWAGADKPPISTLNRNGGALDRASGLWHSARLRRE, from the coding sequence ATGTTGCAAAAGTGGGGGCGGCTTTTCGGACTTGCTTGCATCGTCGTGACGATGGCCGCGGCGATAGCATTGATTGGGCTCCACCGGACCGCACAGTCGAGCGCGATGAACAAAGGGATCCAACCGCCGGACGTGAGCGCGAAATCGGTTTTCGTGCTGAACGCGGACACGGGCGAGGTCCTTTACGAGAAGAACCCCGACGAGATCTTCCGCATCCTCAGCCTCACCAAGCTGGTGACGGCCTACATCCTCGTGGACCGGATGGGCGACCGGCTCTCCGAGACGATCAAGATCAATTGGCCGCATCTGACCGGCGGCTCGTCCGCGAAGCTCAAGCGGCTCGATGTCTGGACGCTCCAGGACCTGCTTTACGGCATGGTCCTGGTCTCCGGTAACGACGCCTCGCTCGCCATTGCCGACGCGGTCGGGCACGACTTGTTGGCCTCCGAGGCCAAGCATGGTGACACGGCCAAGGCGACGGCGCGCTTCGTAGAGGAGATGGAAGCCGCTGCCAAGAAACTCGCCGCACACAACGCGCGCTTCGCCGATCCTTACGGATTGTCGCCCAAGAACGCCGCGACGGCGCGCGACATGGGGCTGATCGCGGCAAAGATCTTCGTCGACCCGCGCATCCTGCCCGCATGGGCCTGTACCGAGCGCACGCTGCATATCGCGGGTCGGCAGCCCCGCACGGTCGAGCTCAAGACGAGCCTCGAAATCCTCGGCGAAGGAACGGTGATCGGCGCCAAGACCGGGTCGCATGTCTCCAACAACATCTACAACCTGGTCACGGCTTGGCGGGCCCCCAACGGCCAAACCATCGTGGGCGTGGTGTTGGGCAGCAAGAGCCATCCTGCGCGCTACGACGAGATGCGCGCCATTATCGATTCGGCCCCCGCGATTTTCCGGGTCTGGGGGCGGCCGAGATCGCTACAAAGCGCGCGCCCACCGATACGTGCCATTAACGGAAAAAGCCTAGATCGCCTTGGGGCACAAACGGGCGCGCCCGGATGGGCCGGCGCGGACAAGCCTCCGATCAGCACGCTTAATCGCAATGGTGGCGCGCTGGATCGGGCGTCGGGCCTGTGGCATAGTGCGCGTCTGCGTAGGGAGTAA